The Episyrphus balteatus chromosome 4, idEpiBalt1.1, whole genome shotgun sequence genome includes a window with the following:
- the LOC129918405 gene encoding myb-like protein A encodes MVQDSIASINNIPKSSISLTNMVLSTFPIDGGHVVIRQSNGSSQLATTNLQSQQQHHQQQQQQQQQQQHHHLISTNQANSYSTATAQIHRNSPASAIIATTSSNKNTYISNAGTHGSSNGNVIANNIPTQSKYVFLQQNGNGQYTTNEVVLVATEPLDMGTPEQVISVNETGTANVCDEELTSLSWLHDKNLLKGFVACTKNNRKIAEQRTQAQTNGGTTSVNIIHTEGQISPTSEYIEESPGISEDNVSNIEHGINDYSSSQQHVHYNTNNNNHALVKNRNGHQIVSPIHTDGSSSGNYIRSNQSPIHDQVSGSLTAIGATTTVHVGPSGTTTVVEYKTNSNFAQSRLSGGNGVDNNGANAATVTSATNNYVPSSPLRNVVLTNVGSPNHQQQQQQQQFNSSNNNSNSTLSTTHHPHKKYLREKMNGFDQSGGGGTNNSGGGNSNKNISLASPFSSNSSTSSNASSPASSGTNYAITTVSHTSSQAVSTLSPEPPREYHTQNLHMHSVMKSPASYSTNSYENDSLKDFELTSVPLTNNGRISSSINAQQHSQQHQPLPLQKSSPTPPKQKHPTNVPYDPLVHTHNKPPYSFSSLIFMAIEGSTEKALPVKEIYAWIVQHFPYFKTAPTGWKNSVRHNLSLNKSFVKVEKAPNMGKGSLWRVEQQQRQNLIQALSRSPFFPNSAVDKISLKSPTGSTNCVVMPNSPAVSTESDGSPPMTPGKSNLDARLFPNLSKAIKLMETNDQDDDSPSDYSTVKVGNGYYTNGNTTPNGSFENIELMARDCGADSIDDVNAATAMLALKHGPKVFNETFQNGSPVITSSPSEDHTYSAGGGGGGSITSCNSTNGTTTNINSSFNGSTIPNGSGDRPAVPLNGFSVDNQSNCASSDAAYESSEESHNISPEELEDQQRHRDGVYALLSLSSHVDMSPIKRPPSTTVEEEHISSYMENIPHLNGKGLLVNGCGALAINGSSGVLDEGYNTQSYYSHMASPSPPKKQKPLRNIRAKIKRKTTLIR; translated from the exons ATGGTACAGGATAGTATAGCAAGCATAAATAATATTCCCAAATCATCAATATCTCTCACAAACATGGTGCTATCAACATTTCCCATAGATGGAGGTCATGTCGTCATTCGACAATCAAATGGTTCCTCACAATTGGCAACTACAAATCTGCAATCTCAACAACAacaccaccaacaacaacaacaacagcagcagcagcagcagcaccaCCATTTAATAAGCACGAATCAAGCGAATAGTTACTCTACTGCTACCGCTCAAATTCATCGCAACAGTCCTGCCTCGGCTATAATTGCAACAACCAGCAGTAACAAAAATACTTACATCAGCAACGCTGGTACCCATGGATCTTCCAATGGCAATGTTATTGCAAACAATATTCCAACACAATCAAAATACGTGTTTTTGCAACAAAACGGAAATGGCCAGTACACAACAAACGAAGTTGTTTTAGTGGCGACTGAACCCTTGGACATGGGAACCCCTGAACAAGTTATTTCGGTAAATGAAACGGGGACAGCGAATGTGTGCGATGAAGAACTTACTTCGCTCTCATGGTTGCACGATAAAAATCTTCTTAAAGGATTTGTAGCATGTACAAAGAATAACCGAAAAATAGCTGAACAACGTACACAAGCACAAACTAATGGGGGTACAACGTCTGTCAATATTATTCACACGGAAGGCCAGATTTCACCCACAAGTGAATATATTGAGGAATCACCAGGGATATCAGAAGATAATGTTTCTAATATAGAACACGGAATTAATGATTATTCCTCCTCGCAACAGCATGTGCATTACAATACTAACAACAACAATCATGCTTTGGTGAAAAATCGCAATGGGCATCAAATTGTATCGCCAATTCATACCGACGGAAGTAGTAGTGGTAACTACATTAGGTCTAACCAATCTCCGATTCATGATCAAGTAAGCGGAAGTTTGACCGCAATTGGTGCAACAACAACAGTGCATGTTGGACCCAGCGGAACAACAACTGTTGTGGAATATAAGACGAATTCTAACTTTGCACAATCTCGTTTGAGCGGTGGTAATGGGGTAGATAATAATGGTGCAAATGCAGCGACAGTTACTTCGGCTACGAACAACTATGTGCCTTCTTCTCCCCTAAGAAATGTTGTACTCACAAACGTGGGAAGTCCAAAtcatcagcagcagcaacaacagcaacaattCAATAGTTCTAATAATAATAGTAACAGCACTCTTTCCACAACCCACCATCCGCACAAAAAGTACCTGCGTGAGAAAATGAACGGTTTCGATCAGAGTGGAGGAGGTGGGACAAACAACAGTGGTGGAGGAAACTCAAACAAGAACATAAGTCTCGCTTCTCCTTTCAGCTCGAACTCCAGCACTAGCTCGAATGCTTCCTCTCCAGCTTCATCAGGTACGAATTATGCCATCACCACTGTCAGCCATACATCGTCACAAGCAGT TTCAACACTGTCACCAGAACCACCAAGAGAATACCATACACAAAATTTACACATGCATAGTGTCATGAAAAGTCCAGCATCATACTCCACCAATAGCTATGAGAATGATTCGCTCAAAGATTTTGAACTTACATCAGTACCTTTAACAAACAATGGTCGCATATCTTCGTCAATAAATGCACAGCAACATTCACAACAACACCAACCGCTACCCCTCCAGAAATCGTCACCCACTCCACCAAAGCAAAAACATCCTACGAATGTGCCATATGATCCATTGGTGCATACACACAACAAACCGCCATATAGCTTTAG TTCCTTGATATTCATGGCCATCGAAGGCTCAACAGAGAAAGCATTGCCAGTAAAAGAAATATACGCATGGATTGTGCAGCATTTCCCCTACTTTAAAACAGCTCCCACCGGATGGAAGAACAGTGTGCGACATAATCTCTCATTAAATAAGAGTTTTGTTAAAGTTGAAAAAGCTCCA AATATGGGCAAAGGTTCTCTATGGCGTGTTGAACAACAACAGCGACAAAATCTAATACAAGCTCTTTCTCGCTCACCATTCTTCCCAAATTCAGCAGTCGATAAGATTTCCTTGAAGAGTCCAACTGGCAGTACAAACTGTGTTGTCATGCCCAACAGTCCAGCTGTTTCCACTGAATCCGACGGCAGTCCACCGATGACACCTGGTAAATCTAATTTAGATGCCCGCCTGTTTCCAAATCTATCCAAGGCAATTAAACTAATGGAAACTAATGATCAAGACGATGATAGTCCGTCCGATTACAGTACGGTTAAAGTGGGCAATGGTTACTATACAAACGGAAATACGACTCCGAATGGAAGTTTTGAAAACATCGAACTTATGGCTAGAGATTGTGGAGCCGATAGCATAGATGATGTTAATGCTGCAACAGCTATGCTGGCATTGAAACATGGACCAAAAGTTTTCAATGAAACATTTCAAAATGG ttCTCCAGTGATAACATCGTCACCAAGTGAGGATCATACATACTCAGCAGGTGGTGGTGGCGGCGGCAGTATTACCAGTTGTAATAGTACTAATGGCACCACTACCAATATTAATTCAAGTTTTAATGGAAGCACCATACCCAATGGAAGTGGTGATAGACCAGCTGTACCCTTAAATGGGTTTTCTGTAGATAATCAAAGTAATTGTGCCTCATCAGATGCTGCATACGAAAGCAGCGAAGAAAG tCATAATATATCTCCAGAAGAACTAGAAGACCAACAAAGACATCGTGATGGTGTCTATGCCCTGCTCTCCCTATCATCGCATGTTGATATGTCGCCCATTAAACGTCCGCCATCAACAACCGTTGAAGAAGAACACATATCTTCCTACATGGAAAATATACCACACCTTAATGGCAAAGGTCTTCTCGTGAATGGCTGCGGAGCCTTAGCAATAAATGGCAGCAGCGGAGTTCTCGATGAAGGCTATAACACTCAAAGTTACTATAGTCATATGGCATCGCCATCACctccaaagaaacaaaaaccatTGCGCAATATTCGGGCGAAAATTAAGCGCAAGACTACATTGATACGATGA